In Ostrea edulis chromosome 6, xbOstEdul1.1, whole genome shotgun sequence, a single window of DNA contains:
- the LOC125683344 gene encoding probable ATP-dependent DNA helicase RecS, producing the protein MAIAERFGISKLKDFQEDTINKLLEGRDVYLSMKTGGGKSLCYQAFPLLWTEKHRNPCNVLVITPLISIMKEQCESLMSLGFTATYIGRNSEEDDQITDEKFQFLFTSPEAILSVTKWREMVTRSQHFKLIVVDEAHTVLRWGESGCRGDEPFRVWYGKIGEIRSLIQCPILLITATANKAARSDLKRKFAMNDCFELIDNPDRDNIKLFVKKVKSTIPIADLFLFLVRLLKEKKELCERYIIFCPSIKLCGDVFSAFKMEKTQNIDMYHSKTIETVKENIKQDMQDENGKIRVLIATSAAGMGVNFKGVNNVIHFGPPKDMDSFVQQLGRAGRDGSQTAMALLLYNSRQCKNLDDDMKKYIDNSDKCRRQVMLSAYNYDPAENRVKHLCCDICNASCSCGKDNCNDYEHSFMDYEELQETSSDYSESESDTDSF; encoded by the exons ATGGCGATTGCTGAACGGTTCGGAATAAGCAAATTAAAGGATTTCCAAGAAGACACCATAAACAAGTTGTTAGAAGGAAGAGATGTATATTTGTCAATGAAGACAGGGGGCGGGAAAAGCTTATGTTATCAAGCTTTCCCATTGTTGTGGACTGAAAAACATCGAAATCCCTGCAATGTTTTAGTGATAACCCCTCTGATTTCAATAATGAAAGAGCAGTGCGAGTCTTTGATGTCACTTGGATTTACTGCGACCTACATCGGAAGAAACTCAGAAGAAGATGATCAAATAACAGATGAGAAGTTTCAGTTTTTATTTACCTCTCCGGAAGCGATTTTATCCGTTACGAAATGGCGTGAAATGGTGACCAGGAGCCAGCACTTCAAATTGATTGTTGTAGACGAGGCCCATACTGTTTTACGATG gGGAGAAAGTGGTTGCAGAGGTGATGAACCTTTCAGAGTGTGGTATGGTAAAATTGGAGAAATACGATCCCTGATTCAATGCCCTATTTTACTGATAACTGCAACTGCTAACAAGGCAGCTAGATCTGACCTGAAGAGAAAGTTTGCCATGAATGATTGCTTTGAATTGATTGACAATCCTGATAGAGACAATATTAAACTCTTTGTGAAAAAGGTCAAAAGTACAATACCAATAGCAGATTTATTCTTGTTTTTAGTAAGAttattgaaggaaaaaaaagagCTATGTGAAcgttatattattttttgtcctTCTATCAAGTTATGTGGAGATGTATTTAGTGCATTTAAGATGGAAAAAACTCAGAACATTGATATGTATCATTCAAAAACAATTGAAactgtaaaagaaaatattaaacagGATATGCAGGATGAAAATGGTAAAATAAGAGTATTGATTGCAACAAGTGCTGCAGGAATGGGGGTTAATTTTAAAGgtgtaaacaatgtaattcaCTTTGGTCCACCAAAGGATATGGATTCTTTTGTACAGCAGTTAGGTAGAGCAGGACGAGATGGTTCACAAACAGCAATGGCCTTATTACTTTATAATTCAAGACAATGCAAAAATTTAGATGATGATATGAAAAAGTACATTGATAACTCGGATAAGTGCAGGAGACAAGTTATGTTGTCTGCGTACAACTATGATCCAGCAGAAAACAGAGTGAAGCATTTATGTTGCGATATATGTAATGCTAGTTGCTCATGCGGAAAAGACAATTGTAATGATTATGAACATTCATTCATGGATTATGAGGAACTACAAGAAACATCTTCTGATTACTCTGAGAGTGAAAGTGATACTGATTCTTTCTAA